A stretch of Chitinophaga caeni DNA encodes these proteins:
- a CDS encoding RagB/SusD family nutrient uptake outer membrane protein, translating into MKLSKIFIAIISTASLFQSCSNYTDIKTGGALTPGEYENYRYLMNNMGVLERSIDMPDMTSDDIEYLDTTMQTSLALSFRNAYTWSENFYDATSEDPDWGLLYASNYYCNLVIKDVMSSTDGTLEEKEGLIAEARVHRAYNYFTLVNEYGRQYNEATAATDLGVPLILEPNVSITPVRATVKAAYDLVLADLKSAIADLPAKPRYNIYPSKAAAYALLARVYLQMGNYTPAGLYADSALSIQNTLLDLPTVATMPLRLDNPEIILSKKAGQSHAYSAYQVLSSDLLSLFDTNDFRYSKLTRDLTTNGKTFRVNNMESLNYENRNIGPSVPEMMLVAAECKARNNEVAAAMEILNTLRAKRFNPGDLILLNASNADEALEIVIEERRRELMFKCARWFDQKRLFNDSRFAKNISRTNLVTGQTAVLEPGSNRYLFPVPLYNIQLNPSLEQNPR; encoded by the coding sequence ATGAAACTATCAAAAATATTTATAGCCATCATTTCTACTGCAAGCCTGTTCCAGTCTTGTAGTAATTATACCGATATTAAAACCGGGGGAGCATTAACCCCCGGCGAATATGAGAATTACCGTTACCTGATGAATAACATGGGCGTCCTGGAGCGTTCAATAGACATGCCGGATATGACTTCGGATGATATAGAATACCTCGATACTACCATGCAAACTTCGTTGGCGCTCAGCTTCAGGAACGCTTATACCTGGTCTGAAAATTTTTATGATGCAACCTCCGAAGATCCGGATTGGGGGCTTTTGTACGCATCCAACTACTACTGTAACCTGGTAATTAAGGATGTTATGTCAAGTACAGACGGTACCCTGGAGGAGAAGGAAGGTTTGATTGCTGAAGCCCGCGTACATCGTGCGTATAATTATTTTACGTTGGTCAATGAATACGGTCGGCAGTATAATGAAGCCACGGCAGCAACGGACTTAGGCGTGCCATTGATCTTGGAACCGAATGTGTCTATCACTCCCGTAAGGGCAACGGTAAAAGCTGCGTATGACTTGGTGTTGGCGGATTTAAAATCTGCCATCGCAGATTTGCCTGCCAAGCCTAGATATAATATCTACCCTTCTAAAGCTGCTGCTTATGCGTTGCTTGCACGGGTATATCTGCAAATGGGGAATTATACACCCGCCGGGTTATATGCCGACAGCGCCTTGTCCATACAAAATACCTTGTTGGATCTGCCAACGGTAGCAACGATGCCTCTGAGGTTAGATAATCCTGAAATTATATTATCCAAGAAAGCGGGGCAGAGTCATGCCTACAGCGCCTACCAGGTTTTAAGTAGCGATTTGTTGTCGCTTTTCGATACGAATGACTTCCGTTATAGCAAGCTTACCAGGGATTTAACGACGAACGGGAAAACCTTCAGGGTGAATAACATGGAATCATTGAACTATGAAAATAGAAACATTGGACCATCTGTGCCTGAAATGATGCTGGTTGCCGCGGAGTGTAAAGCAAGGAATAACGAGGTGGCCGCTGCTATGGAGATACTGAATACCCTTAGGGCTAAACGCTTTAATCCCGGTGATTTAATCTTGTTGAATGCAAGCAATGCGGATGAAGCGCTGGAAATTGTTATCGAGGAGCGTAGAAGGGAATTAATGTTTAAATGTGCCCGCTGGTTCGATCAAAAACGTTTGTTCAATGACAGCAGGTTTGCGAAAAATATTTCCAGGACGAACCTCGTAACCGGCCAAACCGCGGTGCTGGAACCCGGCAGCAACCGTTACTTGTTCCCGGTGCCTTTATATAATATACAGTTGAACCCGTCTTTGGAACAGAACCCGAGATAA